The stretch of DNA CGCGCGGTCCGATCCGGATCGGCGGTGGCGCGGCCTGCTGCACGACCTCGGGCACGGTTTGGCGACCGTGTCCTACCTGGCCGACGACATGCGCACCGACCCGGCGCTGTCCGGTACCGCGCGGCACCGGCTGGAGCTGATGGGCCGGGAACTGGCGCGGCTGCTGGACCTGGTGGCCGGTGATCCGGCGCCGCCGGAGCCGGTCGACGTGCGGGTCCTGCTCGGCCAGGTCGCCGCGGCCCGCGACTGCGGTTCGCCGGTGCTGGCGCTGCGTCCGGGCGAGCCGGTCATGTTGTGCACCGACCCGACGTTGCTGTGGCGGATGGTCTCGAACCTGGTCGACAACGCCGTCCGCGCCGCGGGACCCGGCGGGGTCGTGGAGCTGGCGGCCGCCGACGACGCCGGTGCGGTCCGGTTGGAGATCACCGACGACGGCCCGGGTATCGGAGGCGGACCCGCGGGAACGGCGTCGATGGGCCTGGGCATCGTGACCGGGCTCGCGCGCGCCTGCGGGGGCGAGCTGCACTTGGACGCGGCGGGGCCGAGGGGGACCTGCGCGCGGCTGGTGTTCCCGCGTTCTTGAGCGCACTGCGCGGGAAATCGATCCCGGTGGACCTGCCACCACGCGATCCTTCGGCAACGAGCTCCGGGAATGAACGCGCCCTGGGCGCCGCACAGCTATGGGGGACCTCGATGAACGACGAAAGAACGCGCGTGCTGCTCGGCGACGACCACGCGATCTTCGTGGACGCGCTGGTCAGCGCATTGCCGCCGCGCGGTTTCCGGATCGTGGGGACCGCATCGGACATCACCGGTACGACCGCCGCGGTGCACCGGCTCGAACCGGAGATCTGCCTGCTGGACCGCTACTTCGCCGATGGTGATGGGGTGGCACGGCTCGGCGAGATCGTCTCGGGCACGGCGACGAAGGTCGTGGTGCTCACCGCCGACACCGATGCGCGCGCCGTGCGCACCGCGCTGGCGACCGGTGCGGCGGGATGGGTGAACAAGATGTGCGGGCTGGACGTCCTGGTGCAGGCCATGCGCTCGGTCGTGGCGGGGCGCACCGCCGTCGAGCTGCCGGAAGCCCGGGTGCCTGCGCAGGACCACCGCGGGCAGCGCTCGGACGCCCGGCGGCTGGCCTCCTACCTGACCGGCCGCGAACGGGAATGCCTGAGCCTGCTGGTGCAGGGCGCGCAGACCGCGGCGATGGCCAAGATCCTCGGGGTGTCGACGACGACGGTGCGCACTCACGTGCAGGCGGTGCTGACCAAGCTCGGCGTGCATTCGCGGCTGGAGGCGGCTTCGTTCGCGATGCGGCACGACTTGCTCGGCGGCTCGTTCGACGCCTGGCGCGCCACCTGCTCGCGCTGAACCGCGCGCACCGTCCGAGAGCGTTCTCACGCCGCCCGGTCCTTGCTCGTGCAACGGACTGGCGGAAAATAGGTTTGTAACAAACTCAAGTGGCGCCGGACGGCGAGGAGGTAGCAGCGATCATGGCTCGCGCCAAGGACTCGCGGGAGTACATCGCCTTGCTGGAACAGCTCGGCGACGTCCGCCACGTCGACACCGAGGTGCCGCAGGGGCTGGAGATCGGCGCGTTCATCCGGCGCAGCTACGAAACCCGCGCCCCGGCGCCGTTGTTCAACGACATCAGCGGAACCGAGCCGGGATTCCGGCTGTTCGGCGCGCCCGGCGCGCTCAGTTCGGTCCCGGGCAGCCCGCTCGCCCGCATCGCGCTGTCGCTGGGCATGTCCCCGGACGCGGGTGCCCGCGAGATCGTGCAGGAGCTGGCGCAGGCCAGGGACCGCGACCCGATCGCGCCGAAGCAGGTGGAATCGGCGCCGTGCAAGCAGCACGTGCTGCTCGGCGAGGATGCGAGCCTGGCGAAGTTCCCGACTCCGCTGCTGCACGAAGGCGACGGCGGCCCGTACGTCAACACCTGGGGCACGATCGTCGTGCGCTCGCCGGAAGGGGACTGGGTGAACTGGTCCATCGCCCGGATCATGATGCTCGACGACAAGCACCTGACCGGTCTGGTGATGCGCCCGCAGCACATCGAGAAGGCGTGGCGGATGTGGGCCGAGCGGGGCGAGCCGATGCCGTTCGCGCTGGTGCAGGGCGGTGATCCGGCGTTGGCGTTCATCTCCGGCATGCCGCTTCCCGACGACGTCGACGAGCCCGGATTCCTCGGCGCGCTGTTCGGCGAGCCGATGGAGGTCGTCCCAGCCGAGACGGTGGACCTGCAGGTCCCGGCCGGCGCGGAGATCGTCATCGAGGGGCACGTCAGCGTCGAGCGCAACGCCGACGAAGGCCCGATGGGCGAGTACGCGGGCTACGCCCCCGCCGAAACGACCCGCCAGCCCACCTACACCATCGAAGCCATCACGCACCGCGACCGGCCGATCTGGCCGACCGTCGTCGAAGGCGAACCGGTCGACGAGTTCCACACCGCGACCGGCCTGACGATGGCCGCCGAGGTCTACGCACTGCTGCGGCGGGCGGGCTTGCCGGTGGTCACCGCGTGGTCGCCGTTCGAGAGCGCGTCGCACGTGCTGGTGGTCAGCGTGCGGTCGGACTGGCGTGCGCAGCTGCCCGGCGTCTCCAGCGCGGAGCTGACGCGGCGGATCTCCGAGACGATCGGCGAATTCCGCTCCGAGCACCTGATCCCGCGCACCTTCGTGCTCGACGCCGACGTCGAACCGTCCAACACGGCCGAACTGACCTGGGCGCTGGCCACGCGGTGCCATCCGGAGGACTTCCGGGTCCTGCGCCACGGCGAGATCCTGCCGCTGCTGACCTGCTACACCCCCGAGGAGCGGCACGCGCAGCGCGGGACGAAGGTGGTCCACGACTGCCTGCTGCCCGCCGAAGGCGCGGGGCGCGAGCGCCGCAGCTCGTTCCGGCACATCTACCCGGAGCAGGTGCAGCGCTGGGTCGAGCAGCACTGGGATCGGTGACGGCCGCCCGCCCGTTCAGTCCTCTTCGGACTGCGCTGCTTCCGTTTCCTGCA from Saccharopolyspora sp. SCSIO 74807 encodes:
- a CDS encoding sensor histidine kinase KdpD, with protein sequence MRTETPPAPARSDPDRRWRGLLHDLGHGLATVSYLADDMRTDPALSGTARHRLELMGRELARLLDLVAGDPAPPEPVDVRVLLGQVAAARDCGSPVLALRPGEPVMLCTDPTLLWRMVSNLVDNAVRAAGPGGVVELAAADDAGAVRLEITDDGPGIGGGPAGTASMGLGIVTGLARACGGELHLDAAGPRGTCARLVFPRS
- a CDS encoding response regulator transcription factor, yielding MNDERTRVLLGDDHAIFVDALVSALPPRGFRIVGTASDITGTTAAVHRLEPEICLLDRYFADGDGVARLGEIVSGTATKVVVLTADTDARAVRTALATGAAGWVNKMCGLDVLVQAMRSVVAGRTAVELPEARVPAQDHRGQRSDARRLASYLTGRERECLSLLVQGAQTAAMAKILGVSTTTVRTHVQAVLTKLGVHSRLEAASFAMRHDLLGGSFDAWRATCSR
- a CDS encoding UbiD family decarboxylase, whose protein sequence is MARAKDSREYIALLEQLGDVRHVDTEVPQGLEIGAFIRRSYETRAPAPLFNDISGTEPGFRLFGAPGALSSVPGSPLARIALSLGMSPDAGAREIVQELAQARDRDPIAPKQVESAPCKQHVLLGEDASLAKFPTPLLHEGDGGPYVNTWGTIVVRSPEGDWVNWSIARIMMLDDKHLTGLVMRPQHIEKAWRMWAERGEPMPFALVQGGDPALAFISGMPLPDDVDEPGFLGALFGEPMEVVPAETVDLQVPAGAEIVIEGHVSVERNADEGPMGEYAGYAPAETTRQPTYTIEAITHRDRPIWPTVVEGEPVDEFHTATGLTMAAEVYALLRRAGLPVVTAWSPFESASHVLVVSVRSDWRAQLPGVSSAELTRRISETIGEFRSEHLIPRTFVLDADVEPSNTAELTWALATRCHPEDFRVLRHGEILPLLTCYTPEERHAQRGTKVVHDCLLPAEGAGRERRSSFRHIYPEQVQRWVEQHWDR